The genome window gaagcttgcagctcccactacatcactctgaccaagaagggtaaaagaatagcaaataaacagcactaacaaagtttaaacccataaattttgaaggtctagctaccatattattacccacaagggtaaaggaacagtaccactgctggataattggaaagtccctgtgtgtcaacctctgtgcttcgtggcaaggtagactagcaaacatgcccaacctttactcacattcgagaaaacactcccaataagattgcttgctccaaaatcgaagaggcaccgtcctccgaatctcgagagccagactcccaacatgactactttcttaaaaatcgaagagaagcttcgtggcaaggtagactagcaaacatgcccaacctttactcacattcgagaaaacactcccaacaagattgcttgctccaaaatcgaagaggcaccgccctccgaatctcgagagccagactcccaacatgattactttctcaaaaatcgaagagacgctgctccctgaatcttcgagagccagacccccagcatgattgctttctcaaaaatcgatgaggcatcgttctccgaatcaatcgaagaggcgctcgctttctcaaaagctgggctgctcagagaccacgagggccaatctcagaaatcgaagaggcacctacttttctagccttgtcagcacctgtcacacgcacactcagctttgcagaaattatgggcattctgtcgaagacttctggtgaagtagaaagcacatgaatcttactgttcaatcacccacttcccacacgcaacaatagctcatgggtaccacatataactttgccaaagttgagcacgtgaagcttgcagctcccactacatcgctctgaccaagaaaggtaaaagaatagcaaagaaacagcactaacaaagtttagacacataaattttgaaggtctagctaccatattattacccacaagggtaaaggaacagtaccactgctggataattggaaagtccctgtgtgtcaacctctgtgctttgtggcaaggtagactagcaaacatgcccaacctttactcacattcgagaaaacactcccaacaagattgcttgctccaaaatcgaagaggcaccgtcctccgaatctcgagagccagactcccaacatgactactttctcaaaatcgaagagagggtaaaggaacagtaccattgctggataattggaaagtccctgtgtgtcaacctttgtgcttcgtggcaaggtagactagcaaacatgcccaacctttactcacattcgagacaacactcccaacaagattgcttgctccaaaatcgaagaggcaccgcccttcgaatctcgagagccagactcccaacatgattacttcctcaaaaatcgaagagacactgctctccgaatctcgagagtcagacccccaacatgattgctttctcaaaaatcgaagaggcatcgttttccgaatctcgagagccagataccacagaccactttttcaaagtgctctgacagagttaaaacatgtgaaactggcagctcccactaccgtgctatgaccaagcagggtaaaggaatagcattactacttgttgttagggagactcctatatatgtcgacctccatccccaacggacaggcagacctgcaaaaatgctcaacccttcatcatatctgagagggcactcccaacgaagcctttcgaaatattcagctttctttccccccgataatacctctgcaaacaagctatactagagcaagaatatctcatatcatcagggttaaaagcaagagtatcccatatcatgctttttccctgtcttttcctttggccttgtttttacctgcaagacaaggagaaagagagcaatcagtcagcacttggaatcaagcttccagccaggaactgactgcctggaaccccttacctgattacttacctggcattgctctcgagtactcatcctcaacatcttatgtttccagggaagattccgcatctgcttgaggaacagatagggcaagtgcgaaggatacaaggaagcatgtggagacaagcgtaacaacacacgtgccgatacatccattactctgtcaaaagcaaaagtatcccatatcagcagggtggaacgtactctagatttgatggacttgttttgaccctcaaattcttcagtcggccttatactctggaggaaaccagaaaaccctccagctcagttcaagaataagcctgtggaaagttacttcttcaaaagcaaaagtatctcatatcatctcttctcatttttcttctctttatccttcatgctgctgcaagatggggagaaggtgaacaatcagtcggagctctgattgcttaccttgtctgtcacctctttcagcagaccccctagctcggcgacttgggggactcctactacatggtttgtatcgcgcttgaccaagcctgaaactacaagtaagcttcaagtgaaattgatacattaccttgtgcatctccaccagttaaagataccacccctggatggaggaagagtacttccagagaagatgccacatctacctatgagacagataaggcaagtcaagacgacaccacactccgatacttagaagtttcgtgattacgagatcattctcccacaatatttcctaatgtcatttgtactaaatcattcacttgtactcactaaaggagagcttgaacctatgtacttgtgtaaacccttcacaattaatgagaactcttctattccgtggacgtagccaatctgggtgaaccacgtacatcttgtgtttgctttcctatctctatccatttatatacttatccacactaatgaccggagcaatctagcgaagatcacaaaaagcgaccgttttcgctacctaggatctatcttgcaagagaacggagaattagatggagatctcaaccatagaatacgagctggatggatgaagtgtaagaatgcatccggcgtgttgtgtgaccgtcgtaggccactgaagctcaagggaaaattttataggacggcaataaggccagcgatgttgtatggcacagaatgttgggcggtgaagcatcaacacgtacacaaaatgggtgtagcggagatgaggatgcttcgtgggatgtgtgggcacacgagaaaggataagattgggaatgaggatatccgaggtaaagtaggagtagccgaaattgtaggaaagatgagagaaaatcggctccggtgatttggacatgtgcaaagaaggtcgactgacgctccggttcgaagatgtgactacgggacagaggttcagggccgaaggggtagaggaagacctaggaaaactttggaagagactctaagaaaagacttagagtacttggatctaacggaggacatgacacaaaaccgagcgcaatggcgttctaggattcatatagccgaccccacttagtgggaaaaggctttgttgttgttgttgttgttgtattctcTGGAAGATCTTGAGCGCTTTGACCCCATGACCATTTGAAGCAAGACCTGTGATTATTGCACTGTAAGAGAAAACATCCTTTAGGGGGATCTCCCATATTCCCACATTTGGCATGCATGTCAACTAGTGCAGTAAGCACTTGTTCATTCTGTTCTATGCCTCCTCTATCCACATATGATCCAATCCAGTTTGCCAGATCTGCACGACCCAACTGTGCCAATGCAGAGATCACAGCTGTCatggtgaaagcatctggcttTACTCGTGCCTTTTCCATTCTCCGGAAAAGTGAAAGTGCTTCACTTGGCCTCCCATTTTGGGAATACCCTGAAATCATAGCCTTCCAGCAAATCAATCCCCTCTCAGGCATTTCATCAAAGAGGGTCTTCGCCTTATCCATAAAACCGCTTTTCGTATACCCCACCAACATTGTAGTCCAATAAACAGCATTCCTGTCAGGCATCCTATCAAACACAGCCCTTGCCGAAACCAGATCCCCACTATTTACATAACCCACGACCATGGCGTTCCAAGATATCACATTTTTCCCCAGCATCCCCTCAAACAAAACCAAAGAACTCCCCATATCAACCCCGCCTCTTGCATGAGCCCCCAAAACCGCATTGTAAGAAACAACATCTCTCTCACACATTTCATCAAACAGCTTCCGCGCCATCCCCACCTCCCCACATTACCCATACATATCAACCAAAGCGTTCGAAACCGgaacacaaaacccaaaacccattttcACAATGCGTCCATGGACCTCAGTCCCACCACAAAGATCACTCAACGCAGCGCACGAATTCAGCACAAAAGGGTACGTATAGTTATCAGGTCTAATTCCAACCGAAACCATCTGCGAATACAAACTCACCGCCTCGAAACAGAGCACGGAGATCTTAGAGAAAGTCCTGACGGCGTggttgaagagagagagagagatttgggtTGGGGAAAGAGGTGAAGACGAGGTGGGTGTAGCGAGGCGAGGCGCAGAGAGAGGCGTAGAAAGAGATGAGAGTGGAGGCTAAGGAGGCGTTCCGGTGAAGGTTTGATCGGACTATGTGGGCGTGGATTTGTTTGAGGTGGCAGAGCGAAGCGCAGGATTTGAGCAGAGAGGCAGCTCCGTCTGCTTTTTTGTTGGGATGGTTTTTGGCGACCTTTGCTGCTTTCATCTCACtctctttcaaaaaaaatttaagttagTTGGTTTAGCGGCTATTTCTCTATCCTTTCCCGGTAGAAAAAGAGGGTAAcgttgttgtgctaggatagcaccaaactcGTTGGAACAAACTCATGTTAATCCataggaaatatatcaaatgtaatgcaagaataaaatatataagaacaccaagaatttaatgaggttcctcaacagtcaatgtaactggagtacgtcctcaacatatagagaaagaaatattatgaataattcattctctatacaaagctcaaagctataacaacaacaactactTTGGTGGGTAATTACTAACCAAAGAGAATAgcacattcttcttctttttctgctcTTAGTTTTCTGTTTTCTGCAGCTACCTTTGCTTTCTCAAAGATTGGCTTCTAAAACAGAAAATGGtgtactctccctctctctcacattCGGATGATAACTTCATCCATACAAAAGCACACAATAAAAAATCTAGAGTAAGGGAATGATCATTCTtttacaaacatcatcatgatcttccttttttttatacaacaaaCATTATCATTTGTCTCCTCATAATGATGTTCCCACATCATTAtgtctttcattttttattatatgctCTAATTCAACAAAGGTCATTTCGGTCTTTATCACGGGGATGAattcatttcttttatttttggatgatgctagagagattaaattttataaattaaatgacatgaaagttgatgattagattattacttaagtattgattaacgtgcttatttctaaTTGGTGATAagttatttagtttgcaaatttaatctacttaacattaccctttattttttatttgaactctGTTTATTTTCAGTGGATACGTTTTATCCTGCCTAGTTTGTTTTACACACGGCCCTATTTTGTCACCAGATACTTgatgtttgcaaatttagtctacctagCATTACGATTTAAATCATAAACGTCTATTTTGTCTTACATCGTCACTGTGTTAAggtttaaatgaatgaaaataaactttaagtgtttaaatgaatgaaaattaAGGATATCTAAAACATGCCTGCAAATTATATCAAAAGAAAAGTAGatcttgaaataaaattaaaactttcaTGACTAAAATGTCGGCAGACAACAATACAGAAAAAACTAGAGAATACGAAATTGTAATATAATTTGCCAGTGAATACATCAAGCATCTTTACACCATTCATGAACATATGAAATGAGCATAAACAATACTACAATATATGTATTTACTCCAGTTGCTTGGAACATTGCATCCGTCCTGTTATGCCCGAGTTCAAATCCTTTGGTTTTTCATAATTTAGACAAATTTGTAATATCGTCTTATCAAGCAAGAAGAGTGTAGAGAGGGTTTGCCTGCATGAACAAATAGTTCCCACCAAACAAGTCATTCATGTGAGCCTGCCCATGCTTCAGTCTCTTCAAAGCTTTGCTCCATGAAACTTTAATCCTAGTGAAAATCCTAGCTCTTTTCCTCAGGAACCTTCTCAAGCCCTGAATCCGAACCCTTGGCCGCCTTCGCCCGGTTAGCTTACTGATCTTGGACCAACCCCTTATGTTCTTGAATTTAATTGCTGTGTTTTGCTGATCTGTTTTTTCATCAAACAGACCTTCGTTTCTCAGTCTTTGGTAAGCAAGTTGTGAGATCGATGCCATTTCGAAGTAGAAAAGGTTTAGAGCTAGATGGAGTcagctttttgttttctttctttctgtggATTTAGATGTCTCTCAAATGATGTAAGTGACAAATTTAAAGTGAAGAAAGTAGTTTGCAATGAATGCAGCTGAAATATTTGGTAATGGTAGTTTAAACTCTGATAATTTAAGGTTCCTAGGCTTTATCAGGCTAGGATCTCCATCACAATCCCACAACAGTAGTCACCTTAACATTACTACTAAATAATTCTtaatctagtgatatttctcgtAAATGTTGGAAGATGTTCCAAGTTCTAATTCCTCATGCCCATTTATATGATaatcaagagaaaaaaaaaatcttgcgaAAGCATGCAATCTATCGAACTATAATATTTCAACTGCAAGTTTAAGTAAGAAATTATTGGACTAATATTTAGATTGACAGTCGAACATAACATACCAAACGATATGACAAAAACGTTCTCATGGGAAGCCGATCGAATCAAGATATATGCTTGAAACAAGAGGTAATTTTGTATGGCTGCTCAACCTAAACCTTCCCCACTTGTATATGCCATTGACGTTCATGGCCTAGAAACCACACATGCAAATCTACCAACGTCAATATCATCTTCTATCAAGCATAAGTGCACAAGTTTAATGTAGGGCTCGTTTAAAAATGAGCATTTTAGGCAAAATGGTTGTTGAGATTAGCATAACTTTTCACTTTGATCTCTAACAATGAAAGTTAATAGAAGCGGTCATTGAGTTTGTCCACTGgcaaatcattttggtcatttcatgaaaaatatgtCAATATCCTCGTTAAATTGTCACATGAACGATCTAGTGACCACCTTTTTAcgaatatttttgtcaaatcaactaTTCCACTTAATGAGAATATTGATAGAGTTTTCACAAAAGGAACAAAATGAttaatggtggacaaactcagagaTCACTTTTATCAATTTTCAATGTCATGGGTCAAAGTGAAAAATTATGCCAATCTTAgaaatcattttggctaaaaagccttaaaaATACTTTTTAGAAAAACACTTCTATTCATAagggttttgaaaaaaaaattaattaaaatgcaAATGCTTCTTGGAAGcacctttaatttttttgtcaaacacatACATAATGGTTTTAAAAGcgcttttagttattttaaaaacattttcaaataagcacgtaaaaaaataaataagaaaaaagataGAAAATCCTTTGATTATAAGCATGAGAATTACATTAAAATGGCAATTTCTTTTACAAACATGAATTATCCTAAATGTCCTTGTTCCACCAACCACAGTAACCCTATCACGCTCCGACTGCCACCAGTCACATTTTCGATCACCACAAGTCCTATAGTACCGAATTCTTCGAGTGCCACTCCCATATCCACCCGTCTGTCGAAGTGTCCCGTTACTCAAGAAACCCGATGAGAACCAGGTATCAGTGTACAGCCTCAGAGGCCAGACTTTGTTGCTAGAAATGTCGTACTCCACGGAGTGAGCATAGCACGACGAGTCTGCTATATCATCGCGGCTATCTGTGCATCTGTTTCCATTGTGGCGCCTTCGAAGCCTGTAGCCCAAGGGCCTGCTTCTGTTGGTCAAACATGATGACAGTGTTGTGGTGTGTCAATGCCATAAGCGTAGTCACAACACTGGTTTTGTTTAGCAGCTAAATCCGATACAATGCAATGTGAAGAACCAGCAGTGAGGAAAGATTTCATCCCAGAAGGGAAGCGATTGTGGTGCGCCGTGAGAGagtaagagtgtttgagtgatGTGAAAAGAGTGGAAGCCTTTTAATACTTAGGCTAGTTGGCTAAAATTTAGGCTGCTCACATACAAAAAGTTGTAGAATTTTTTGAAAACTCTTCCTGTGAAAGTGTGGGAGCTTATTACATTATTTGGGGCGTTTGGTTTTGTGATGTGCAACTTATTCGGTCTTTCATGCAATAAACGGTGAGAATGGAGTGATGTTTTGATTGTAACTGTCATACTGTTACGTAGTGTTACACTTTATTTAAATTGTAACTTATTTATTATTGATATAAGTTAggttgagaaagtaatcatgttgtcCACACATATCATAACACGTGCATTAGTAATGATGTGTGTTAATATGACAATCATCCTCAAGTGTTAAGTATCATGTGATGCTTCAATTTCACCCGGGTTATAACACATACTTTCATTATTGATTTTACTTAGGCTGAGAAATGATCAACTATGTCGTTCACCCTTATCATAATACCTGGATTAATAACACCAGGTATTCTCTTGTGAAGGTGGGATTTGGCTTCCAAGAAACTCAATCATTTTATACCATGAATTCTCCATGCTTATTGCTTATGAAGATCTTTTCAAATTTGCATTAACTCCAGCCAGAAAAATTGAACATATTGTATAGTTGATGAACGACAATTCATCTTTATGTTTGTGTTGGACATAGAAACGACATGACGCTTATGCATCTGTTGAGCTGAAACGACATGCTATAGCTGAGATAGGTGCTTTGCAGATGAGCCAGAAGGTGAGCTTTACTGACTGATTATATAAAGTATGTCTTGTGTACATACATAAGGCGTACAACCATTTATATGATGAATTTAATTGGACCAAAGTAGAAATAAGTAGACGCGAAAACAAcgacaagaaacaaaaattcaaacaaacacAGAACTAGCAGTAGCAGCGATTCTAACCACGAGTGTCCAAGTACGACCATGACCTCCAAACGTAGACGTCCTTCATCCAGGAAAAGGGAAGATATCTACAAGGGACTCAGTTCCTTTTGATGAAAGACGATTGCAACGAATTGAAATGATCTTGGAGTTGAACTTGCAGCGGTCCAAATTTCACATAGATTGACACCTAATAGAGCTTTATTCGGGTGTGGATGCTGGTTCTGCAAATGGGACATAAGTCGAGATCTTGTCCACAGTCACAGCATGTCTGCAAACAATATTAAAATCCAACTCACTTATTTGTTGTTCAAACCTTCATCCAATTCTGAAAGGTGTAAAAGATGTGTATATGCAATACCTGATGCCCACAACCAAATGCCATATTCTTCGGATTGGTTAGGCAAATGGGACACACCtgcaagaataaaaaaatacgTCTAAACTAGTCATTTTGATGGGAATTTGATGTCCATGCCATACGTATTAAGCCTCCTCATAAAAAATAGTAGGAAGAGGGCAGTTACATGATTGTCAGAAGCTGAACCGGTAGGACTTGCTGTGCTAACGAACTCATCACGTTGCTTGGAAGGTGCACTTGGACGAAAACTACTTGATCGTGAAGTTTTTGGGGAGCTAAAAGGAGATGAACCGTAATGAGGTGGGGGCAGAGGTATCCTATCTATAGCCTTCCCTCTTGTAGCACTATATAAGCAATGAAATGAAACGATGATTTGCAAATGAACTTATGTAACCCAAAGCTGCAATAGTAAATCCCTCAAAGCCCATTAGCCAGGAGGAGTTATAGATTATTACCCTAAAATATTAAGCTCTAGCGTTGCTTTATACTGAGAGGGTATTTCCATCAGTGCTGCAAGAGCAAACTCCGCTTCTTTTCTCGATCGATCCATATTCTTTGCCATAATTTCTGTAAAATTCACAAACTACAGAAGGCAAAATAAAGCAGCACCTTTTAATTaaagtttgaagaaagaaaacataATAAAGCATATATACTCCATCAAGATGATATCCACTATCCATTGCAATTAAAGTTCGAAATACTTGCCTGAAAGTTATCAAAGGACCGGGCGGGGATGTTGTCATCAAATTCCTTCATCATATCCCACGGCCCATCTCCAACACCAACTAGTATAATTGATAAGGGGTACTCGCTGCAATATAACAAGGacattgt of Malus sylvestris chromosome 6, drMalSylv7.2, whole genome shotgun sequence contains these proteins:
- the LOC126625593 gene encoding pentatricopeptide repeat-containing protein At4g16835, mitochondrial-like → MARKLFDEMCERDVVSYNAVLGAHARGGVDMGSSLVLFEGMLGKNVISWNAMVVGYVNSGDLVSARAVFDRMPDRNAVYWTTMLVGYTKSGFMDKAKTLFDEMPERGLICWKAMISGYSQNGRPSEALSLFRRMEKARVKPDAFTMTAVISALAQLGRADLANWIGSYVDRGGIEQNEQLAENIEPDRITFVGVFTACCHAGLVEDGMGYWESMVKDYNIEPDADHYTCIVDMLGCAGKLNEASDLVKGMLMCPQPGALGALLAACRTYGNVEIAESVAEQLFILEPANTGNYTLLSSIYASKELWDEARKVWEAMNGRNALKLPGCSWVEISKGHAAQMKNQTETAIQWSKLNARI